A single genomic interval of Phocoena sinus isolate mPhoSin1 chromosome 15, mPhoSin1.pri, whole genome shotgun sequence harbors:
- the LOC116739567 gene encoding zinc finger protein 510, giving the protein MPSQVLTVFQEQQKMNKSQKCAGQRSMSFKEDVTVDFTWDEWLQLTCMQRTLYQDVMLENSSHLVSVGYCVSKPEVIFKLEQGEEPWPLERAFPCQSDPAQAREGGKAVKNQLLRM; this is encoded by the exons aTGCCTTCCCAGGTTTTGACAGTCTtccaagaacaacagaaaatgaacaaatccCAG AAGTGTGCTGGCCAGAGATCCATGTCATTCAAGGAGGACGTGACTGTAGACTTCACCTGGGATGAGTGGCTACAGCTGACCTGTATGCAGAGGACCCTGTACCAGGATGTGATGCTGGAAAACTCCAGCCACCTGGTCTCCGTGG GGTACTGCGTCAGCAAACCAGAGGTGATCTTCAAGCTAGAGCAAGGAGAAGAGCCGTGGCCATTAGAGAGAGCATTTCCATGCCAGAGTGATCCAG CCCAagcaagggaaggaggaaaggcagtGAAGAACCAACTTTTAAGAATGTGA